GGATGTCGAGGTGCAGGGGTCGGGGCCAGATGCGCAGGCCGTCGATGCCGGTTTCCTCGGTTGCCTCCCGCAGCGCCACCGCGGCCAGGTTGGCGTCGCCATCGGCATGGCCTCCCGGCTGCAACCATCGACCGAATTTGGCGTGGAGCAGCAGCAGAGTATTCGCACCGGCGCTGTCCACCACCAGCGCCGAACCGGTGAGGTGGCCCGGTCGGCATGTTCTCACGGCGGCGTCGGGATGGCTATCGATCAGCGCCCGATACCGGTCGCCCAGATCGTCTCCGAACCCGGCCAGCAGCTCTCGGGCCACGGCAAGGTCATTCGTGGAGGCCAGCAGCGCGTGCCTTTCGCTCAACCACCTCGGCTCTTCTGTGCCGCTCATCATCCTCTCCGAGACAGGTCGGGACAGCCGGGAACGTACCAGCGCCACGGCAGGTCGGCACCGGCGCTGAGCCCGATGCGAACCGAGCGGCCCGGCTCAGCAGGGGGCACCGTCCCGTCATCGAGCAGCTCGATCCCCAAATCGGCGGCCACCAGGTCGGCACCGTTGGCATCACCGTCGATACCCAGTGCGGCGGTGAGCTTGGCCGGCCCGCTGCACAAGTCCTGATCCCGCCGGGCCTTGGGCCGCCGCTCCCGCATCTCCTCCTGGCCCGCCAGTGGGGTCAGCGCCCGCAACAGCACCGCGGCGCACTCCCCATCGGCACCGCACACCACGTTGGCGCACCAGTGCATGCCGTAGATGAAGTACACGTACAGCCGTCCCGGCGGGCCGAACATGACCTCGGTGCGGTGAGTTTTGCCCCGATAGCCGTGGCTGCCGGGATCGTCGGCCCCGGCATAGGCCTCCACCTCCACGATCCGGCCCCGGCATCCTCCGGCCACCAGCACCTTGTTCAACAGGTCGGGGGCAACTTCCCGCGGGTCTCGGGCGTAGAACCCCCGATCCAGAATCATCGCCGTCACAATAAGGCAGCCGAAGTGGCTCCCTGCCCATACTGGTGTGGCTTTCGCTGGCTATGGCAAAGGGAGTGCTGATACCGAGAAGAGGAATGCGGACTTCACTGCTGGGAGCGGCGCTGGTTTTCGGTCTGCTGGCCGGGGCCGCCGGATGCAGCGACAACGCGGAGCTGCCGGAGTCGGTGACGATCAGCTTCGGCCACCCCTTCCCGCCGACCCATCCGGTTCACGTGCAGGTTTTCGAGCCGTGGGCCAACGAGGTGTTTCGCGCCACCGGCGGCACCGTGACCATCGAGTTCTATCCCAGTCAGGGACTGAGCCCTCGCAGCGAGGTGTACCAGAACACCGCTGACGGGGGCCAGGGCATCGGCTGGGCCCATCAGGGCTACTCCTTGGGCCGCTTCCCGGCCGCCGAGGTGGTGGCAATGCCGTTTGTGTTTGACAGCGCGGTGGATGCCACTGAGGTGCTGTGGGCGCTCCACGACGAATTCGAGGCCTTCCGCGCCGAGTACGCCGATGTGAAGCTCCTCGGGCTGTGGACCCATGATGTGGCCGACTTCTGGCTGAGCGCAGATCAGGCCTCTGCTGCCCCCGATCTCTCCGGGCTGACGGTGCGGGCGCCAACGCAGATCCAGGTGGAGGTGATCGAAACGCTGGGGGGGAACCCGGTCAACCTGCCCGTTCAGGAATTGCGAGCCGCACTGGGCCAGGGCGATATCGACGGCCTGATGATCGCCAACTCCGGCTTGTCCAGCTACGACCTCTACGGCGTGCTGGGCAGCGGGGTGCAGTACAACTGCTACGTGTCGACCAGCTTCTTGGCCATGAACCAAGATCTGTGGGACAGCCTGTCGGTTTCTCAACAGCGGGCCATCGAGCGGTTGTCGGGTCGGGAGGTGTCCCTTGCCGCCGCGGGGGCCTATGACGCTGCCTCACAGGCGGTGGCCGAGCGCTACCCGCAAGCAGGGATCAACAAGGTTGTGCTCGACGATGTGCAGCTAGCCGCTTGGCGAGAGGCAACCCAGTCGGTGGTGGACCGGTGGATCGGCCGCCACGCCTCCGACTTCCCGGCCCGAGACATGTACAACCGGATGCTGGAGCTCGCTGCCGAATAGTCGCCACCGGCCTATCCGAAGCGGGCAGCGTCAGCATCCAAACGGGCGCGGAATCGCTCGATTTGAGCGGCGACTGGGTCGGGGCCGGCGCCGCCGGGAGTGGTGCGCCGGGTGACGGGGACGCCGGAGGCCAGCAACTCGGCGGCGGCTTCTCCCAGCCAGGGGTCGGCCCGCACCAGGTCGGCCAGGGAGGCCTCGCCGTCCAGACTGCGGCGCACCAGGTCGCCGACTGCGGCATGGGCGTCGCGGAACGGCATCCCGTTGGCCACCAGATGCTCGGCCAGATCGGTGGCCGCCGCGGTGGGAGCGTCGGCGGCTGCGGCCATGGCATCGGTGTTGAAGGCGATGGATGACATCAGCCCGGTCATAGCCCGAACGCCGAGGCGAATCTGGTCAATCGCGTCGAACAGGGGCTCTTTGTCTTCTTGGAGGTCGCGGTTGTAGGCCAGCGGCAGCCCTTTGAGGGTGGCCAAGAGCCCGGTGAGGTTGCCGATGAGGCGCCCGGCCTTGGCTCGGGCCAACTCGGCGATGTCGGGGTTCTTCTTCTGGGGCAGCATGGAGCTGCCGGTGGCGTAGGCGTCGTCGAGGGTGGCGAAACCGGCTTCCTCCGAAGTCCAGAAGACGATCTCCTCCCCGAGCCGGGACAGGTGGATGGCCACCATGGTCAGCGCGAACAGGGCCTCGGCCACGAAGTCCCGATCGGACACCGCGTCCATGGAGTTCTCGAACCGGGCGGAAAAGCCCAGTTCGGCCGCGGTCATATCGGGCTCCAAGGGCAACGACGAGCCGGCCACCGCGCCCGCTCCCAGCGGGCTGACGTCGAGGCGGGCGCGGGCGTCGGCCAGTCGGTCGACGTCTCGGACCAGGGCCCAGCCGTGGGCCAGCAGGTGGTGGGCCAACAACACCGGTTGGGCCCGCTGGAGATGGGTGTAGCCGGGCAGGTACGCGTCGCCGACGGCGATGGCCCGGTCTAGCAGCACTTGCTGGAGGGCCATCACATCGGCGGCGATGGCGGCCATCTCCCGCTTGGCAAACAGGCGCAGGTCGGTGGCCACCTGGTCGTTGCGGCTGCGACCGGTGTGGAGCTTGGCTCCGGCAGGTCCGGCCAGCTCGGTGACCCGGCGCTCGATGGCGGTGTGGATGTCCTCGTCGCCGGGCGCGAAATCGAACTCGCCGGCGGCCAGCTCCTGCTCGGTTTGGTCAAGCGCGGCCAGCACCTCGTCAACCTCGGCGTAGGCGAGCAGGCCGACGCGGCCCAGCATCCGGACGTGGGCCCGTGACCCGGCGATGTCATCTGGGGCAAGTCTCACGTCGAACCCGATGCTGGCGGTGTAGGCCATCATCTCGTCGGCAGGATCGCCGTCGAATCTGCCGTGCCAAAGGGTGCTCATGACGGGCCCGCTCTCTGAGCCAGAGTGCGCAGCCGCAAGGCATGGAGTTTGATGAACCCCTCGGCGTCGGCCTGCTGGTAGGCGCCTTGGTCTTCCTCGAAGGTGACCACCGCCTCGTCGAACAGGCTGTCGTCGGAGCGCCTGCCGGTGACGATCACGTTGCCCCGGTACAGCTTGAGCCGCACGGTGCCGTTCACCCGCTGCTGGGAGTGGTCGATGGCGGTCTGGAGCATCAGGCGCTCGGGACTCCACCAGTAGCCGTTGTAGATGAGTTGGGCGTAGCGGGGCATGAGTTCGTCTTTGAGGTGGGCCACCTCCCGGTCGAGGGTGAGGCTCTCCATGGCCCGGTGGGCCTTGAGCATGATGGTGCCGCCGGGGGTCTCGTAGCAGCCCCGCGACTTCATGCCCACGTAGCGGTTCTCCACCAAATCGAGTCGGCCGATGCCGTTGGCCCCGCCGACGCGGTTCAGCTCGGCCAGGATCGCGGCCGGACTAAAGGGCTGGCCGTCTATAGCGGTGATATCACCGGCCTGGAAGGTGAGCTCGATCTCGGTCGGGGTGTTGGGAGCATTCTCAGGCGCCACCGACCAGCGCCACATCTCTTCAGGTGGCTCGTACCACGGATCCTCCAGCGGACCGCCTTCGTAGGAGATGTGGAGCAGGTTGGCGTCCATGGAGAACGGCGAGCCGCCCTCCCGCTCGGCTTCGATGGGGATGCCGTGCTCCCCGGCGTAGGCCACCAGCTTCTCGCGCGATCCCAGGTCCCAGATGCGCCACGGGGCCACCACCGAGATGTCGGGGTTCAGGGCGTAGGCCCCCAGCTCGAAGCGGACCTGGTCGTTGCCCTTGCCGGTGGCGCCGTGGGACACGGCGTCGGCGCCAACCTCGGCGGCAATCTCCACCAGCCGCTTGGCGATGAGCGGGCGGGCGATGGAAGTGCCCAGGAGGTATTCCCCCTCGTAGATGGCGTTGGCCCGAAACATGGGGAACACGAAGTCGGCGGCGAACTCCTCGCGCAGGTCCTCGATGTAGATTTCCTCCACGCCCATGGCCTCGGCCTTGGCCCGGGCCGGCTCCAGCTCCTCGCCCTGACCCAGGTCGGCGGTGAAGGTGACCACCTCGCAGCCGTAGGTGTCCTGCAACCAGCGCAGGATCACCGAGGTGTCCAGGCCACCGGAGTAGGCCAGCACGATCTTGTTCAGGTTCTGGTTCACGAGCTCTCCTCCTCGTTGAGTCCGGCCAGCGAGCGGAAGTCAGCCGCTACGAGGGGGCCGCCGACATCTTCGGTGGCCACTACCAGCACGGTGTCGTCACCGGCGACGGTGCCCAACACGCCGTGGACCGCGGAGCGGTCAATGGCCGAGCCGACAACATGGGCCGACCCCGGCGGGGTGTTCAACACCACCAGGTTGTGGGAGCAACCCACCGCCACCACCCATTCCCCCAGCACCCGCTTGAGGTGGTCGTCGGGGGCGACCTGCTCGGAGGGCAGCTCAGGAATGGCATAGACCGAGCCGCCGCCGGTGGGGACTTTGACCGCACCCAAGTCGTCGAGGTCGCGCGACACGGTGGCCTGGGTGACAGCCACCCCCTGGGCAGCCAAGAGCTCCACCAGGTGATCCTGGCTGGACACCGACTCCTGCTTCAGCATCTGGGCGATGCGGTGCTGGCGCTGGTTCTTGCCCAGCCTCATGTCGCCCCCAACAAGAAGGCGAGCAGGCCGCGGGCGGCGTGCATCCGATTTTCGGCCTGCTGCCATATGCGGCTCTGGGGGCCATAGAGAACGCCGTCGGTGGCCTCGAGCCCGGGGCGGGCGGGCAAACAGTGCAGGAATATGGCGTCGGTGGCGGCATGGCCCATAAGCGCCTCGTCGACGGTGTAGCTGGCAAAGGCCTCCATCTTCTCGGGGGCCTGATCCTCCTCGCCCATCGACACCCACACGTCGGTGTACACCACGTGGGCATCGGCGACCGCTTGAACCGGATCGTCGACGATCTCGGCCGTACCGCCGGCCGCAGATATCCGATCGATGACGGCATTGTCGAAGTGGTAGCCGGGAGGGCCGGACAGAACGAACTCGGCTCCGGCCATTCCGGCGCCGATGGCCAGGGACCGGGAAACGTTGTTGGCGTCGCCCACGAAGGCGATGCGACGGCCGCCGATCTGGCCGAACTCCTGTGTGACGGTCAACAAGTCCCCCAGGGCCTGCAAGGGGTGGGCCTGGTCGCTCAACATGTTGACCACCGGGACCGGGCTGACCCCGGCCATGCGCTCCACCAGGCCGTGATCGAACACCCGGGCACCGATGGCGGCATGGAAGCAGGCCAGGGTGCGGGCGATGTCCTCGGCCGACTCCCGCTTGTCGATGCCCACCTCGCCTCCGGCGATGGACACCGGGTGTCCGCCGAGTTGCACCACCGCCATCTCCATGGAGTGGCGGGTACGGGCCGAGGGCTTCTCGAACAACAGGGCCATGCCCTTGCCCTGCAAGGCCGGTGAGGGAGAGGGGTCGGAGGAGAGTTCCAGCACCGTGGCCAGCTCTGCCGCAGTGAGATCATCGACCTCAAGGAGGTGGCGGACCGGCCTCATGACCTCAACACTCTTTCGAGCACGGCCACGCCGTGGGCGATCTCGTCGTCGCTGATTATCAGGGGCGGGGCGATCCGCAAAGAGGTGGTCCCGGCGGTTCCCAGCACCAGGCCGGCGTCCATCCCCGCGGTTACCACTTCGGCGGCCGGCCGCTCCCCGGCCAGCTCCACGCCCAGCAGCAGACCCCGGCCTCGCACGCTGGCCACCCCGTCAAGAGCCTCAACCGCGGACCGCATTTTCTCTCCGGCCGCCGCGGCCCGGGCGGGCAGATCCAGCTCTTCCATCACTTCGAGGGTGGCCTTGGCCGCTGACGCCGCCAACGGCTGACCGCCGAACGTGGTGGCGTGGTCGCCGGGCTTGAAGGCGGCGGCGACATCAGCCCGGGCCCAGCAGGCCCCGATGGGCATGCCGTTGCCCAGCGCCTTGGCCATGGTCACCACGTCGGGCTCGACTCCGTCGTGGTGGTGGGCGAACCAGCGCCCGGTGCGGGCCAGTCCGGTCTGCACCTCGTCGAGCATGAACAGCAGGCCCCGGTCGTCGCACAGCTCGCGCACCGCTTGGAGGTAGCCATCAGACGGAACGTTGATGCCGCCCTCGCCCTGGATGGGCTCCAACAGCACCGCCGCAGTGGTGTCGTCGATGGCCTTCTCGAGTTCGGCGATGTCGTCCCAGGGGACGTGGCGGAAGCCCTCGGGCAGGGGCTGGAAGGCCTCGTGCTTTTCGGCCTGGCCGGTGGCGTGCAGCGTGGCCAGGGTCCGTCCGTGGAATGAGCGGCCCGCGCTGATCACCGTGTAGCAGCCTGGTCCGGCCCATTTACGGGCCAGCTTGATGGCGCACTCGTTGGACTCCGCCCCGCTGTTGGCGAAGAACACCTGGCCGGGCGGGCCGCCGACTAGCCGGTCGATAGTACGGGCCACGTGCATCTGGGGCTCGGTGGCGTACAGGTTGGACACGTGGCACAGGGTGCGGGCCTGCTCGGCCACCGCTTCGGCCACCTTGGGGTGGGCGTGGCCGAGACTGCACACCGCGATGCCGCTCAAAAAGTCCAGGTAACGGGTGCCGTCGCGGTCCCACAGCCAGCAGCCCTCCCCCCGCACGAACATGACCGGGGGCGGGCCGTAGGTGGGCATCAGTGGGCAGGAACCGGTGCCGACGCCCACCGCTTCGGTGTGGGTGCTCATGAGTTGGCCTCCTGACCTGGCGCGTCGGGTTGGGAGTCGGGGTAGACCATGGTGCCCACCCCGGAATCAGTGAACAGCTCCAGCAGCAGTACGTGGGGGGTGGCGCCGTTCACCATGTGGGCCGAGGCCACGCCGTGGCGCACGGCGTGGATGGCGGCGGCGGCCTTGGGGATCATGCCGCCGGTCAAATCCCCGGCGGCGATCATGGCGTCCAGATCAGAGGCGGTGGTCACGCTGATGAGGGTGGACGGATCAGCGGGGTCGGCGAATAGTCCTTCGACATCGGTGAGGAACACGGCCTTGGCCGCGCCCAGTGCGCCAGCCAGGATCCCGGCCACGGTGTCGGCGTTGATGTTCAGCGCTTGGCCGGTGGCGTCGGCGCCGATGGTGGAGACCACCGGAATCAGGCTCTCGTCCAGCAGCCGGTCGATGATGGCGGTGTTGACCGTGTCCACCGTGCCCACATAGCCCAACTCGGGGTTCTCGGCCCGGGCCTGGATCAGGCCGGCATCCTCCCCGGACACGCCCACTGCCAGGGGGCCGTGGACGTTGATGGCCGACACGATGTCGCGGTTGACCCGGCCCACCAGCACCATGCGGGCGATATCAAGCGTCTCGGCGTCGGTCACCCGCAGCCCGTCGACGAAGCGAGGCTCCAAACCCAGCCGCTCCATCATCTCGCCGATCTGGGGACCGCCGCCGTGGACCACCACGGGGCGAATGCCCACCGATTGCATGAGCACGATGTCGGCCGCGAATCCGGCCAGGTGGTCGCTGTCCATCGCGCTGCCGCCGTACTTCACTACCACCGTCGAGCCCGAGAACCGCTGGATGTAGGGCAGGGCCTGGGTGAGGACCGCCGCGGTGTCTTCTGCTGGGAAGCTCATGACGTCCCCATGTTCTCGTCGATGTAGGCGTGGGTGAGGTCGGTGGTGATGATCCGGGCTGAGCCGTCGCCCATGCCGAGGTCCACATGCAGGTCGAGGCGCCGGCCGGTCATGTACTGGGCCAGCTCAGGGGGATGGGCGGGCTCGCCGTGCTGGTACACCACGTGGGGGCCGTAGGCGATGGTCAGCTTGGTGTGGTCGAAGGCCACCCCCGCTGCGCCCATCTCCGAGGCGATGCGTCCCCAATAGGGGTCTTGGCCGTACCACGAGCACTTCACCAGCTGGCAGTTGGCGGTGTCCCGAGCCGCCTTGGCCGCCTCGGCGTCGGAGGCCGCCCCGGTGACCCGCAGGAACACCGTCTTGGTGGAGCCCTCAGCATCGTCGGCCATCTGAAGGGCCAGGCTCTCGCAGGCATCGGCGATGGCCTGGGCGAGGGCGTCGGGATCGACGGGGCCAGCCTTGCCGTTGGCCAGGATCAGCACGGTGTCGTTGGTGGACTCGGCACCGTCCACGGTGAGGGTGTTGAACGTGCCGGCCACTCCGGCCCTGAGCGCCTGCTGGAGGGTGTCGGGATCGGCGGCCGCGTCGGTGACCAGCACGGCCAGCATGGTGGCCATGTTGGGCTCCAGCATGGCGGCGCCCTTGGCGATTCCCCCGACGGTGAAGCCATCGCCAGCGACCACCACCTGCTTGGGGACGGTGTCGGTGGTCATGATGGCCTCGGCTGCCTGGGGGCCGCCCTGGGGAGTGATGGCCTGAGCCGCGGCCGTGATTCCCGAAGACACCGCGTCCATGGGCAGGGCGTAGCCGATCAGCCCGGTGGAGCACACCAGCACCTGTTCCGGAGCCACTCCGAGAGCGGCGGCGGTCTCCTGGCACATCTGGTGGGCGTCGGCCATGCCTTGCGCCCCGGTGGCCGCGTTGGCGTTGCCGCTGTTGAGCACCACTGCGGCGGCATTTCCTTTGGTGGCAGCCAAGTGCTCCCGGCATACCAGCACCGGGGCCGCGGTCATCTTGTTGGAGGTGAACACGCCGGCAGCGCTGACTGCGGCACCATCGGCAGTGGCCACGATGGCGAGGTCGGGCTTGCCGCTGGGCTTGATGCCGCAGGTCACCCCGGCGGCGGTGAATCCGGGGACGTCGGTCACGCTCATGGGTACACCCCCACTGCGGTCAGCCCGGTGGCCTCATCGAGCCCGGAAATCAGGTTGGCGCACTGGACGGCCTGTCCGGCGGCCCCCTTTACCAGGTTGTCGATGGCGCACAGCGCCATCACCGTGTTGGTGCGGGCGTCGTAACAGGCGGTCAGATGGGCAGCGTTGGAGCCCAGCGTGGCCTTGGTGGAAGGTGAGCGGTCGGACACCACGATGAACGGCTCGTCGGCGTAGAAGTCGGCTAGCGCTTCGAGCAGCACGTCGCTGGAGGTGCCCGCTGTGGGTTTGGCGTAGCAGGTGGCCAGGATGCCCCGGTTCATCGGGGCAAGGTGGGGCGTGAACAGTACCGACGCGCCCGCGGCTTGCTCGATCTCGGGGGTGTGGCGATGGTCGAGCAGTCCGTAAGCGGTGAAGTCCTCGTCGGCGGCGCAGAATGTGGTGTGGGCCTTGGGAGGCCGTCCCGCCCCGGAAACCCCGCTGGCCGCGTCCACGATGACCCCCTCAGGTTGGATGAGGCCGGTGCGGACCAACGGAGCGATGGCCAGCGCGGCGGCGGTGGGATAACAGCCGGGAACGGCCACCGCGGTTGCGCCCGCCAACTCATCTCTGAACAGCTCGGGCAGGCCGTAGGCAAAATTGCCGAGAAGTCCGGGAGCTTGATGCGGCTCCCCGTACCACTGCTGGTACTGCCCCGCGTCCTTCAGCCGGAAGTCAGCGGCCAGATCGACGGCAACCTTGCTCCGATCCAAGACGTCGCCCGCCAGGGCCATGGACTGCCCGTGGGGCAGCGCCAAGAACGCCAACGCCACGTCGTCCAACAAGTGAGGGTCGTACTTCACAAACTCCTGGTCAGCACCAATTACGGCCAGGTGGGGATAGAGATAAGCAACCGGCTGCCCCGCCTGGGTATCGCCGGTCACAAACCCCACGTCGAAGCCCGGGTGCCCGGCCAGCAGCCGCATCAACTCCGCGCCCACATAACCCGACGCACCAATGATCCCAACAGGAATCTTCTGTCCCATAGGAACGATTATGCACTATTATGAATAAATATTCAAGTCAATGCTGGATTTTCTTCGGTACCGAGAATGGAAATCTGGGGACTGACACCTTCCATCTCTGCCGCTTCCTGAATTAGGGCTAGCAGTTCATCTCGAGTGTCGGCTCCCGCGTAATAGCCGGCATCGCCCAACTCTCCCATCGCGCACCAAGCCGGACCCGGCTCGTGGTTCTTGTAGATCTCTATTTTGGGCATCGCTCCACCTCCGTGATGTTCCCGGCTCAGAGCAAATCGTCGGTCTCTTGGTCGGACAAGCCAGCCTTGTTCACAAGTATATCTCTCAGATGCCGAGGCGGAACCTCCCTGCCAACATGCGTCGAGAAAATAATTGGCTGCCTTCCGTCGGCTTCAAACCGAATGTGGGAACCCGCTTGTCTGACCTTCACATAGCCAATTCGACGAAGAATGCTCAACACCTTGTTGACTTTGAGTGCAGGAAACTCCGAGTCTGATTTCGGCATAAGACTGAGCATGCCGGGCAAAGGCTCAATTTCAAACAGAATAACCTAGATATATAGATAATGTAGTGAAATTCTACAATCTTCAGCCGCGTAGGGTGGCGTTGTGGGTGGTGGTGACGGCTTCTATGCAGGTTTGGCGGGCGGCGGCGACTTCGGCGTCGTTGAGGGTGCGGTCGGAGGCTTCGAAGCGGAGGGTATAGGCCAGGCTGCGACAGCCTTGGCCGAGTTGCTCGGAGCGGAACACGTCGAACAGGGCGACGGAGGCCAGCAGCTCGCCTCCGGCTTGGGCGATGGTGGCGGCCACCTCGTCGGCTGAAATCTCGTCGGGGACGGTGAAGGCCAGGTCGATGTCGCTGGAGGGATAGCGGCTGGGGGCTTGATACGGCGCCAGTCCCCGATCGGCTGCCAATAGGGCGCCGAGGTCGACTTCCAGCCAGGCCACCCGTTCGTCGATCTCATAGGCGTCCAGCACCTGGGGGTCGATTTCGCCCAGCGCGCCGACCGGCTGGCCGTCGGCCAAAACTTGGCCGGAGCGTCCCGGATGAAGGCCGTCCACCGGGCCGTTGACCACTCCGGGATTGGTGGCAGCCAGATGGCGAGCCAGTCGACGCCACAGGGTGGTGGCTGCGGTGGCCTCCTGGCCGGCCAGGATCACGGCCAGATGTTCGTGTTCGTCGGGGAGGTCCCCTCCCCCGCCGGGATTTATCCGGCCGATCTCGAACAGCGACACCCCCGTGGTGCGCCGAGCCGCGTTGTAGGCCACGGCCTTGAGCAGCCCAGGGCGCAGCGAGGTGCGCATGATCGACTCCTCGGCCACCAGCGGGTTGGTCACCGTGATGCCGTCGTCGCCCAAACCGGCTCGGGCCAAATCGCCGGGAGCCAAGAAGGGCAGGGGCATGGCCTCGGTGATCCCCATGCCGGTGAGCAGCGCCCGTATGCCGCGGCGGTCTTGCTGCTGCGGGGTGAGCGTTCCGGCCTGTTCCGTCACCGGCACGGTGCGAGTGATCTTGGAGTACCCGTGCAGGCGTCCGACCTCCTCGATCACGTCGATCTCGGTGGCCGAGTCGATGCGCCACGAGGGGATGCCTACCTCGAAGTCCTGGCCGTCGCCGCCGGCTTCGCAGGCGAACCCGATGGGTGCCAACAGGGCGGTCATCTCGTCGGTGCTCAGCTCGGTTCCCAAGATGGCGTTGACCCGCGGCGTCCGGACTCGGACGGTGATGGGCGCAGGCCGGTTGCCGGTGGCATCGATCATGCCCGGACTGGTGGTGGCCCCCAGCGCGGCGGCCAGTTCGGCGAAGCGGTCCAAGGCCATGGGGATGATTTCGGGGTCGGCCCCCCGCTCGAAGCGAGCAGAGGCCTCGCTGCGCAGGCCCAATCGGCGGGCGGTGCGGGCAATGGTCATGGGATCCCACCACGCCGCTTCCAGCAGCACCGAGCGGGTGTCGGCGGAAATCTCGGTGGAGGCACCGCCCATGACCCCGGCCAGCCCGATGGCTTCGTCATCGCGGTTGACGATCACGCCGTCGTAAGTGGTCAGAGTGCGCGCCGTCCCGTCCAAGGTGGTCAACTGCTCGCCCCTATGGGCCATACGCACCCCCAGCTCCCCGCCGGGCACTAGATCGAGGTCGTAGGTGTGGTTGGGCTGGCCCAACTCGAACATCACGTAGTTAGACAAGTCGACCACCGCGTTGATGGGCCGTTGCCCCACGGCCAACAGCCGATTGGCCATCCACCGGGGCGACGGACCAGAGGGCACATTGTCGAGTACCCGCACGCCGAAGCGCCGACAGAAATCGGGGGCGGCGATGCTCACCGCGGCCCGCTCGGCTGCCGGTTGGCCGGCCTCTTCAACCCTGGGAGCGGTCACCGCAAAGGCCACGCCGAGGCGGGCGGCCAGGTCGCGGGCCACCCCCATCACCGACATGGCGTCGGGCCGATTGGGGTTCACTTCCAGGTCGAACAGCACGTCGGGATGGATGCCCAACGCCTCGGTGAGGGGTACGCCCAAC
This sequence is a window from bacterium. Protein-coding genes within it:
- the argJ gene encoding bifunctional glutamate N-acetyltransferase/amino-acid acetyltransferase ArgJ produces the protein MSVTDVPGFTAAGVTCGIKPSGKPDLAIVATADGAAVSAAGVFTSNKMTAAPVLVCREHLAATKGNAAAVVLNSGNANAATGAQGMADAHQMCQETAAALGVAPEQVLVCSTGLIGYALPMDAVSSGITAAAQAITPQGGPQAAEAIMTTDTVPKQVVVAGDGFTVGGIAKGAAMLEPNMATMLAVLVTDAAADPDTLQQALRAGVAGTFNTLTVDGAESTNDTVLILANGKAGPVDPDALAQAIADACESLALQMADDAEGSTKTVFLRVTGAASDAEAAKAARDTANCQLVKCSWYGQDPYWGRIASEMGAAGVAFDHTKLTIAYGPHVVYQHGEPAHPPELAQYMTGRRLDLHVDLGMGDGSARIITTDLTHAYIDENMGTS
- the argC gene encoding N-acetyl-gamma-glutamyl-phosphate reductase, whose amino-acid sequence is MGQKIPVGIIGASGYVGAELMRLLAGHPGFDVGFVTGDTQAGQPVAYLYPHLAVIGADQEFVKYDPHLLDDVALAFLALPHGQSMALAGDVLDRSKVAVDLAADFRLKDAGQYQQWYGEPHQAPGLLGNFAYGLPELFRDELAGATAVAVPGCYPTAAALAIAPLVRTGLIQPEGVIVDAASGVSGAGRPPKAHTTFCAADEDFTAYGLLDHRHTPEIEQAAGASVLFTPHLAPMNRGILATCYAKPTAGTSSDVLLEALADFYADEPFIVVSDRSPSTKATLGSNAAHLTACYDARTNTVMALCAIDNLVKGAAGQAVQCANLISGLDEATGLTAVGVYP
- the pheT gene encoding phenylalanine--tRNA ligase subunit beta, which encodes MKVLLSWLREFAPHIDGKPEHLAEVLSDLGLAVEELSHVGQGLDGIVVAEVLATRPHPDADRIHLVDVDAGDGEALQVCCGAFNMAVGDLVPLATVGTTMPGGMEIARRKMRGEWSNGMLCSGAEIGMGDDHEGILILDQGLSLGVPLTEALGIHPDVLFDLEVNPNRPDAMSVMGVARDLAARLGVAFAVTAPRVEEAGQPAAERAAVSIAAPDFCRRFGVRVLDNVPSGPSPRWMANRLLAVGQRPINAVVDLSNYVMFELGQPNHTYDLDLVPGGELGVRMAHRGEQLTTLDGTARTLTTYDGVIVNRDDEAIGLAGVMGGASTEISADTRSVLLEAAWWDPMTIARTARRLGLRSEASARFERGADPEIIPMALDRFAELAAALGATTSPGMIDATGNRPAPITVRVRTPRVNAILGTELSTDEMTALLAPIGFACEAGGDGQDFEVGIPSWRIDSATEIDVIEEVGRLHGYSKITRTVPVTEQAGTLTPQQQDRRGIRALLTGMGITEAMPLPFLAPGDLARAGLGDDGITVTNPLVAEESIMRTSLRPGLLKAVAYNAARRTTGVSLFEIGRINPGGGGDLPDEHEHLAVILAGQEATAATTLWRRLARHLAATNPGVVNGPVDGLHPGRSGQVLADGQPVGALGEIDPQVLDAYEIDERVAWLEVDLGALLAADRGLAPYQAPSRYPSSDIDLAFTVPDEISADEVAATIAQAGGELLASVALFDVFRSEQLGQGCRSLAYTLRFEASDRTLNDAEVAAARQTCIEAVTTTHNATLRG